The Lycium ferocissimum isolate CSIRO_LF1 chromosome 10, AGI_CSIRO_Lferr_CH_V1, whole genome shotgun sequence genome window below encodes:
- the LOC132034966 gene encoding uncharacterized protein LOC132034966 codes for MAPSPSPPPQDDFSFPTITNTPPRFLESPPLWRATSVASRHLEKNHTSDHNIAYSTKGEDHEENLDMSPFISNKANCINYQRKSFSYIEGVAAMKRMNIEEDEEEEEEEKMDMLWENLNEEISNKIMTRNTCGKDTDKVEFKCIKSLNLSKASKRPSLVVLIKVLKKVFL; via the coding sequence ATggctccttctccttctcctcctccacAAGATGATTTTAGCTTCCCAACAATCACCAATACACCGCCACGTTTCCTTGAATCACCACCTTTATGGCGAGCAACGTCAGTTGCTTCCAGACACCTCGAAAAAAACCATACAAGTGATCATAATATTGCATATTCTACGAAAGGAGAAGATCATGAAGAAAATTTGGACATGTCTCCATTTATATCCAATAAGGCCAACTGCATTAATTACCAAAGAAAGAGCTTCTCATACATAGAAGGTGTTGCTGCCATGAAGAGAATGAatattgaagaagatgaagaagaagaagaagaggagaaaatgGACATGTTATGGGAGAATTTGAATGAAGAAATATCCAACAAAATTATGACAAGGAATACTTGTGGGAAAGATACAGATAAGGTGGAATTTAAATGTATTAAATCTTTGAATCTTTCCAAAGCAAGCAAAAGGCCAAGCTTAGTGGTTCTCATCAAAGTCTTGAAAAAGGTGTTCTTGTAA